A stretch of the Amia ocellicauda isolate fAmiCal2 chromosome 10, fAmiCal2.hap1, whole genome shotgun sequence genome encodes the following:
- the ercc6l gene encoding DNA excision repair protein ERCC-6-like: MSKFSAKQGSGVDEMTEKWRSLTLDPEGMEVYQRCVKEAKGEARNGNLRKSLELFNLAYKIHPSEKLKGRIKKIEEAIEELERQGSESEDDEFVNVNNCGLMVFKDLHDKLYDHQKEGVAFLYGLHKANKIGGILADDMGLGKTIQIIAFLSGMYDAECIQHTLLVMPTTLISNWTREFAKWTPGMRVKEFYGTSKTERNRNLEKVQRRSGVIITTYQMLINNWQLLSSFNDQEFTWDYVILDEAHKIKTSSTKTAKSAHAIPAKHRILLTGTPVQNNLREMWALFDFACQGSLLGTSKTFKSEYENPIIRAREKDATPGEKALGLKISENLMAIINPYFLRRTKHDIQTKKQGLKVDDGNDLNSEDKETRNPSGGAEMPSLTRKNDLIVWTYLSPVQEDIYKQFISLDHIKELLMTTRSPLAELNVLKKLCDHPRLLSSRAMAQLGLEEETGSHTEENEQYSAAVKFDHVSDESLISESGKLTFLVVLLERLHEEGNRTLVFSQSRKMLDIIERVLMNRGFKIIRIDGTVTHLAEREKRIARFQTSKEFSVFLLTTQVGGVGITLTSANRVVIFDPSWNPATDAQAVDRAYRIGQKENVVIYRLITCGTVEEKIYRRQVFKDSLIRQTTGDKKNPFRYFSQQELKELFKLEDTRSSSTQLQLQSLHSNQRRTDPELDNHIEYLHSMEMFGISDHDLMFSHDAPGSDEDPGDQESQHYIANRVQKAHELMKAESELHNQLAENMQTSTEPAWLHNPDPPKRITEKKPVKKDSCFPTVGAGDYDSASPTTVDLTETGSEPEDDIHNISTKIINLALDISVEETGEVAIEHVQNENDYEEDSQNGCPFDVSLEAKPDAVDSSESGEPPVVMPSWQAKDKCLVVDSDDHVNVQDVTSPVPQDKYLKKVRPQNIEATPEFYSLPFNPETSSKKERSLLVHSLINPRLSSLQKSTTEHDSYYEDANSKLSAESPSLQCDFNLQLEDSAEENVAEEENGTSEEDPSLHLQMETSSSTEKEPSPVKSVGERAGVSNTDESPENNLTDSDDEGEVSFISTRKKKKALVICDSEDEQEDSHGEQQNSMSGSPYTSFKGIGSSTPKGIRSVSSFVSVTPNRKSFGGNTSVASRRSFVESVLDDVEDMDEDVETEEDEQSVSSEDKAEEAEPTDESVEEEPKGEILNSEVEEGEASEYLGTDSSAMEESALDQSTGDTELTSNEKMDLCTKNELILSNEDTATMGLNCESSVPDVYDNLVKTGKEYFAQGNPKEALKCFLQALDIKNGDPEIQLMTIQLYRQISQ; encoded by the exons ATGTCGAAATTCAGCGCGAAACAGGGCAGCGGTGTGGACGAGATGACGGAGAAATGGAG GTCTTTGACGTTGGATCCTGAGGGGATGGAGGTCTATCAGAG atGTGTCAAAGAAGCCAAAGGTGAAGCCAGGAATGGAAACCTGAGAAAATCTCTGGAATTGTTCAACTTGGCATATAAAATTCATCCCAGTGAGAAACTGAAAGGCAGAATCAAGAAGATTGAAGAAGCCATAGAAGAGCTGGAGCGACAGGGGTCCGAGAGCGAAGATGATGAGTTTGTCAATGTGAATAACTGTGGACTGATGGTTTTCAAGGATCTTCATGACAAACTATATGATCACCAGAAAGAAGGAGTCGCTTTCCTGTATGGCTTACACAAAGCTAACAAAATTGGGGGAATTTTAGCTGATGATATGGGCCTGgggaaaacaatccaaatcattGCTTTTCTTTCAGGAATGTATGATGCAGAGTGTATCCAGCACACTCTACTTGTCATGCCCACAACCCTGATTAGCAACTGGACCAGAGAGTTTGCCAAGTGGACACCAGGGATGAGAGTCAAAGAGTTTTATGGCACAAGCAAAACAGAGCGCAACAGGAACTTGGAGAAAGTTCAGAGAAGGTCTGGTGTCATCATCACCACATACCAAATGCTCATCAATAACTGGCAGCTGCTCTCCAGTTTCAATGACCAGGAATTTACATGGGATTATGTTATCCTGGATGAGGCTCATAAGATCAAAACCTCTTCAACCAAGACTGCCAAAAGTGCCCACGCCATACCTGCCAAGCATCGTATTCTCCTCACTGGCACCCCAGTGCAGAATAATCTCCGTGAAATGTGGGCACTGTTTGATTTTGCATGCCAAGGTTCTCTCCTTGGTACGTCCAAAACCTTTAAATCCGAGTATGAAAATCCCATCATTCGGGCAAGAGAGAAAGACGCAACCCCCGGTGAAAAAGCACTTGGTCTCAAGATTTCTGAAAATCTGATGGCAATCATTAACCCTTATTTTCTAAGGAGAACAAAGCACGACATTCAGACTAAAAAGCAGGGTTTAAAAGTGGATGATGGGAATGATCTGAATTCGGAAGACAAGGAGACCAGAAATCCCAGTGGCGGTGCTGAGATGCCATCACTTACAAGGAAGAATGACTTGATTGTGTGGACATACCTTAGCCCAGTTCAGGAGGATATCTACAAGCAGTTCATATCTCTGGACCACATCAAGGAGCTTCTCATGACAACGCGTTCACCTCTAGCTGAACTCAATGTCTTGAAGAAGCTGTGTGACCATCCAAGACTTCTGTCTTCCAGAGCAATGGCCCAGTTAGGTCTTGAAGAGGAAACTGGCTCCCATACAGAAGAAAATGAACAATATTCTGCTGCTGTCAAGTTTGATCATGTATCTGATGAATCGCTTATATCGGAATCCGGCAAGCTGACATTCCTTGTTGTTCTTCTCGAAAGGCTTCACGAAGAAGGCAATCGCACGCTGGTGTTCTCCCAGTCAAGGAAAATGTTGGACATTATCGAAAGGGTTTTAATGAACCGGGGTTTCAAGATCATAAGAATTGATGGTACTGTAACACACCTAGCTGAACGAGAGAAGCGTATTGCACGCTTTCAGACCAGTAAAGAATTCTCTGTCTTTCTGCTTACTACACAGGTCGGAGGAGTGGGAATCACTCTGACCTCTGCCAACAGAGTTGTGATCTTTGACCCTAGCTGGAATCCAGCAACTGATGCTCAAGCTGTGGACAGGGCCTACAGAATTGgtcaaaaagaaaatgttgtgaTATATAGGCTGATTACCTGTGGCACGGTGGAGGAAAAGATCTATAGACGGCAGGTCTTCAAAGATTCTTTGATCAGGCAGACCACCGGAGACAAAAAGAATCCATTCAGGTATTTTAGTCAGCAGGAGCTGAAAGAACTCTTCAAACTGGAAGACACTCGATCGTCCTCAACACAACTTCAGCTTCAGTCACTACATTCAAATCAAAGACGCACAGATCCCGAGCTGGACAATCATATTGAATACCTTCATTCCATGGAAATGTTTGGGATCTCCGATCATGACcttatgttttcacatgatgcACCAGGAAGTGACGAGGACCCTGGAGACCAGGAGTCTCAACATTACATTGCCAATAGAGTGCAGAAAGCTCATGAACTGATGAAAGCTGAATCTGAACTGCACAATCAGCTTGCAGAGAACATGCAGACCAGTACAGAACCTGCATGGCTTCACAACCCAGATCCTCCAAAGAGGATAACTGAGAAGAAGCCAGTCAAGAAAGACTCCTGTTTTCCTACAGTTGGCGCAGGTGATTATGATTCTGCTTCACCAACAACTGTAGACCTCACTGAAACTGGGTCTGAGCCTGAAGATGACATCCACAACATAAGCACCAAAATAATAAATCTTGCACTAGATATTAGTGTCGAAGAGACTGGAGAGGTTGCTATTGAACATGTCCAAAATGAGAATGACTATGAAGAGGACTCTCAAAATGGCTGTCCTTTTGATGTTTCTTTAGAAGCCAAACCAGACGCAGTTGATTCTTCTGAATCGGGAGAACCTCCAGTTGTAATGCCATCATGGCAGGCCAAGGATAAATGCCTGGTTGTTGATAGTGATGACCATGTAAACGTGCAAGATGTTACATCTCCTGTCCCTcaagataaatatttaaagaaggTCAGGCCCCAAAACATTGAGGCAACTCCAGAATTTTACAGTTTGCCGTTTAACCCTGAAACTTCTAGTAAAAAGGAAAGATCTTTGCTAGTCCATTCACTCATCAATCCAAGACTGTCCAGTCTCCAAAAATCGACCACCGAACACGATAGCTATTATGAAGATGCAAATTCAAAACTCAGTGCTGAATCTCCATCTCTCCAGTGCGATTTCAATCTGCAGCTAGAAGACAGTGCCGAGGAAAACGTTGCAGAGGAAGAGAATGGTACCAGTGAAGAAGACCCAAGCCTCCACCTGCAGATGGAGACGAGCTCAAGCACTGAGAAAGAGCCGTCTCCGGTGAAGTCTGTAGGCGAACGAGCTGGAGTCAGTAATACTGACGAATCTCCAGAAAACAATCTGACTGATTCCGACGATGAAGGGGAGGTCTCCTTCATTTCTACACGTAAGAAAAAGAAAGCCCTGGTCATTTGTGACAGTGAAGATGAGCAAGAAGATAGCCATGGTGAGCAGCAGAACTCAATGAGTGGCTCTCCATACACATCCTTCAAAGGCATTGGATCCTCCACTCCAAAGGGGATCAGATCTGTGAGCTCCTTTGTTTCTGTGACACCCAATAGGAAAAGTTTTGGTGGAAACACATCTGTGGCATCCAGGAGATCATTTGTGGAGTCCGTATTAGACGATGTGGAAGATATGGATGAGGACGTGGAAACTGAGGAGGATGAGCAGTCAGTGTCTTCCGAGGACAAGGCTGAAGAGGCAGAACCTACTGATGAGTCTGTTGAAGAAGAACCTAAAGGTGAGATCTTAAACTCAGAGGTTGAAGAGGGGGAAGCAAGTGAATATCTTGGCACAGATTCATCTGCAATGGAAGAGAGTGCCCTGGACCAATCAACAGGTGACACTGAACTAACATCCAATGAAAAAATGGACTTGTGCACCAAGAATGAGTTGATCCTTTCCAATGAGGACACTGCTACCATGGGCTTAAATTGTGAATCTTCTGTACCAGATGTGTATGACAATTTAGTCAAAACGGGGAAAGAGTATTTTGCACAAGGGAATCCTAAAGAAGCTCTAAAATGTTTTTTGCAGGCACTTGACATTAAAAATGGAGATCCTGAAATT